In Desulfobacterales bacterium, the following are encoded in one genomic region:
- a CDS encoding YybS family protein, with the protein MPKVVTGQSPTLILSGIVITALLFAAAVMIPFFGVFAVLVIPLPVLFYRLKLGRFYGGIVPAAAFLLWLGQTGGLTADLFFFLGQLVMGFSLGECLERRLPIEKTIGVAAGVVFLAAICTLFLYTNAAGLDIGVFLSDYIKANLAVYQEAYKTLDMPSEQMQALSVAFEHAPYVIVRILPGICMAAALFGAWINLLLARPLLKVGCPDIERFERLNQWKAPEHFVWGIIGFGVLLLIPEVGIKLTGFNGLIVLLPVYFFQGIAIVSFYFNKKRLPAAMKWFLYSMIALQIYALILVIGLGIFDIWLDFRKLKQPTETNGVS; encoded by the coding sequence GTGCCGAAGGTGGTGACTGGCCAGAGCCCCACGCTGATTCTGAGTGGAATCGTGATCACTGCGTTGCTGTTTGCCGCTGCGGTCATGATTCCGTTTTTCGGGGTGTTTGCCGTCCTGGTGATTCCTTTGCCGGTACTGTTTTACCGGCTTAAGCTCGGCAGGTTTTACGGGGGCATTGTTCCGGCAGCCGCTTTTCTCCTTTGGCTGGGGCAAACCGGCGGTCTGACGGCGGATCTGTTTTTCTTTTTGGGGCAATTGGTGATGGGCTTTTCCCTGGGGGAATGCCTGGAGCGCCGATTGCCTATTGAAAAGACCATCGGCGTTGCAGCCGGTGTTGTTTTTTTGGCTGCTATTTGCACGCTGTTTTTATACACGAATGCGGCAGGCCTTGATATCGGCGTGTTTTTATCGGATTATATCAAGGCAAACCTCGCGGTTTACCAGGAGGCGTACAAAACACTCGATATGCCGAGTGAGCAGATGCAAGCGCTTTCCGTCGCGTTTGAGCATGCGCCATATGTGATTGTTCGCATTTTGCCCGGAATTTGTATGGCTGCAGCACTGTTCGGCGCTTGGATAAACTTGCTGTTGGCCCGGCCGTTATTAAAGGTCGGATGCCCGGATATTGAGCGTTTTGAGCGGTTGAATCAATGGAAAGCACCGGAGCATTTCGTGTGGGGGATTATCGGCTTCGGTGTATTGTTGCTTATCCCCGAAGTGGGGATTAAGCTGACAGGTTTCAACGGTCTGATCGTGCTGTTGCCGGTCTATTTTTTTCAGGGCATTGCCATCGTTTCTTTTTATTTTAATAAAAAGCGCTTGCCCGCAGCAATGAAATGGTTTTTATACAGCATGATCGCCTTGCAGATTTATGCCCTTATCCTTGTGATCGGCTTGGGGATTTTCGACATTTGGCTGGATTTTAGAAAATTA
- the rpsR gene encoding 30S ribosomal protein S18 → MAIGTQYKGRGGSNAKNGAPKRKKRFFHRRKVCRFCADSSLVIDYKDAKALRYFVSERGKIIPRRISGTCAKHQRVLQTAIKRARSIALLPFVGSLPH, encoded by the coding sequence ATGGCGATAGGAACCCAATATAAAGGACGGGGCGGCAGTAACGCCAAAAATGGCGCTCCCAAACGAAAAAAACGGTTTTTTCATCGCCGGAAAGTCTGTCGTTTCTGCGCGGACAGCAGCCTGGTTATCGATTATAAAGACGCAAAGGCGTTGCGTTATTTTGTATCGGAGCGGGGTAAAATTATTCCCCGCCGAATTTCCGGCACCTGCGCGAAACATCAACGGGTGCTGCAAACAGCCATTAAACGGGCACGTTCCATTGCACTGTTGCCCTTTGTCGGATCCCTTCCGCACTGA
- the rpsF gene encoding 30S ribosomal protein S6: MRRYETIFIVDPEVSDEQRGSIFERLAELISKYKGVLVMRDDWGMRKLAYEVRKRNRGFYVRLDYCGDGPLVDEIERSFRIDDKVIKYMTIILDNDADPDRIREEMAKSAEEKAVASESGDGASATAAKLGAVADDDDDDAGDTLNTDTDEEDEEA; the protein is encoded by the coding sequence ATGAGACGATACGAGACAATTTTTATTGTCGATCCCGAGGTTTCCGATGAACAACGGGGGTCCATTTTTGAGCGCCTTGCCGAACTCATTTCAAAATACAAAGGAGTGTTGGTGATGCGTGACGATTGGGGCATGAGAAAACTTGCCTACGAGGTTCGCAAACGCAACCGGGGATTTTATGTCCGGCTCGATTATTGCGGGGACGGGCCTTTGGTGGATGAGATCGAACGCTCTTTTCGCATTGACGATAAGGTCATCAAATACATGACCATTATCCTGGATAACGATGCCGACCCGGATCGAATTCGTGAAGAAATGGCAAAATCGGCAGAAGAAAAGGCGGTTGCATCCGAGTCGGGGGATGGTGCATCGGCTACAGCGGCCAAGCTTGGTGCCGTGGCGGACGACGATGACGATGATGCCGGCGACACCTTGAACACCGATACCGACGAAGAAGACGAGGAGGCATAA
- the yedE gene encoding YedE family putative selenium transporter — protein sequence MQGKNIFATRWGIIGVGAFIGIIAPVLQKLGNPGNMGICVACFERDIAGALGLHRAAVVQYLRPEIIGFVLGSMMAAYLFKEFRPRVGSAPIVRFVLGVFAMIGALVFLGCPWRAVLRLAGGDANAIPGVLGLTFGIWVGTLFLKKGYTLGRSQATHTTVGWMLPLIMLGFLLLMLVFPQVSGNDKSGVLFYSMEGPGAMHAPLFLALIIGLSIGFLAQRSRFCTMGAIRDTVLFGQIHLLTGFISLLLFAFLTNLILGQFKVGFDSQPVAHTLHLWNFLGMALAGLAFALAGGCPGRQLFLSGEGDGDAAVFVLGMIVGAGFAHNFGLASSPKGLGTYGIAAVIIGFLVCLFIGVTMRRKTA from the coding sequence ATGCAAGGGAAAAACATTTTTGCTACAAGATGGGGCATCATCGGGGTGGGGGCTTTTATCGGAATTATCGCCCCTGTATTGCAGAAACTGGGCAATCCCGGAAACATGGGGATTTGTGTGGCCTGCTTTGAGCGGGACATTGCCGGCGCGCTCGGGCTTCACCGGGCAGCGGTGGTGCAGTATCTTCGCCCCGAGATCATCGGATTTGTGCTCGGGTCGATGATGGCCGCCTACCTGTTTAAGGAGTTTCGGCCAAGGGTCGGCTCGGCGCCCATTGTCCGGTTTGTTCTGGGGGTCTTTGCCATGATCGGCGCGCTGGTTTTTTTGGGCTGCCCATGGCGAGCCGTATTGCGGCTTGCAGGGGGAGACGCCAATGCGATTCCGGGGGTATTGGGCCTGACCTTCGGCATCTGGGTCGGCACGCTTTTTTTGAAAAAAGGATATACTCTCGGGCGCTCACAGGCAACTCACACCACCGTCGGATGGATGCTCCCGCTGATCATGCTCGGATTTCTTTTATTAATGCTTGTTTTTCCCCAAGTTTCGGGCAACGACAAGAGCGGCGTGCTGTTTTACAGCATGGAAGGACCGGGCGCCATGCATGCACCTCTGTTTTTGGCGTTAATCATCGGTCTGAGTATCGGTTTTCTGGCCCAGCGTAGCCGGTTTTGCACCATGGGCGCCATTCGGGACACGGTCCTGTTCGGCCAGATTCACCTATTGACCGGTTTTATCAGCCTGCTGCTCTTCGCGTTTTTAACCAACCTGATTCTGGGGCAGTTTAAGGTGGGGTTTGACAGTCAGCCCGTAGCTCACACCCTGCATCTCTGGAATTTTTTAGGCATGGCCCTGGCCGGTCTGGCGTTTGCGCTGGCCGGTGGATGCCCCGGGCGGCAACTGTTTCTCTCCGGTGAAGGGGATGGGGATGCCGCTGTCTTTGTGCTGGGGATGATTGTGGGCGCCGGGTTCGCCCATAATTTCGGACTGGCAAGTTCACCCAAAGGCTTGGGCACCTACGGCATTGCGGCCGTCATCATCGGTTTTCTAGTATGTCTGTTTATCGGCGTTACCATGAGAAGAAAAACCGCATAA
- a CDS encoding sulfurtransferase TusA family protein has translation MSSTVDARGLSCPQPVILTLNEIKKGTEKEIFVIVDTDTSKENVIRAAASQGCQVTDVSSQGESYRITITKA, from the coding sequence ATGAGTTCAACTGTCGATGCAAGAGGGCTTTCCTGCCCCCAGCCGGTCATTTTGACACTGAATGAAATCAAAAAAGGAACCGAAAAGGAAATCTTCGTGATCGTGGATACGGACACATCCAAGGAAAATGTCATAAGAGCCGCAGCCAGTCAGGGGTGTCAGGTAACCGATGTCTCTTCGCAAGGAGAAAGCTATCGCATCACGATTACGAAGGCTTAA
- a CDS encoding DUF3343 domain-containing protein: protein MRRFFGKPKQARPKKAKSASVNCGLLVFENTSDVIHAENVLKRSGWTVRVMGPPPEIQTGCDLVIEFPLIEELNIIRILTNAAVPPLQVVPVTAPLLKPVDLFHTKDFGDYLMVRAANMKITIEKKSLKIVNISGGGCPDVPFLAQEMVGKTVAEAPRPRDIGHTLCGYALDLAYEALCKKC from the coding sequence GTGCGCAGATTTTTCGGAAAACCAAAACAGGCACGCCCCAAAAAGGCAAAAAGTGCATCCGTAAACTGTGGACTGCTGGTTTTTGAAAATACCAGTGACGTGATACACGCTGAAAATGTCCTTAAAAGGTCCGGTTGGACTGTTCGCGTCATGGGGCCACCGCCTGAAATTCAGACCGGCTGTGATTTGGTCATTGAATTCCCGTTGATAGAAGAGCTGAATATTATAAGGATATTGACCAACGCAGCGGTTCCCCCCCTTCAGGTAGTGCCGGTTACAGCGCCATTGCTTAAACCCGTCGACTTATTTCACACCAAGGATTTTGGCGATTATCTGATGGTGCGAGCGGCCAACATGAAAATCACCATCGAAAAAAAAAGCTTGAAAATTGTGAATATTTCAGGCGGCGGGTGTCCGGACGTGCCTTTTTTGGCGCAGGAAATGGTGGGCAAAACAGTGGCGGAAGCGCCCAGACCCAGAGACATAGGGCATACCCTCTGCGGATATGCCCTCGATCTCGCCTACGAGGCATTATGCAAAAAATGTTAG
- a CDS encoding NAD(P)H-hydrate dehydratase: MQKMLGIVGTVPDREFPLIHGKVSLVDGNITINTRKITVNRGTPALLAAALKASECIKGSEIYAFLVGDIGKGDGSRHLYQFLAKHLPDFDFQVLTFHYLQPDVDWHNRVLFAVDTMKQRPTLIADAGFMYAAKMSGQAPLYDFFTPDVGELAFLADELAPHPFYTRGFILHQNNRVPDLIRRAYQHGNAANHLLVKGNTDYIVTEDTVIETVAHPSFDAMEAIGGTGDTLTGLLTVFCGMGLKPANAAVSAARVNRWTGYYATPCPATQISELIDKIPLAVWKVADVHP, translated from the coding sequence ATGCAAAAAATGTTAGGCATTGTCGGTACGGTACCAGACCGTGAGTTTCCCCTGATTCACGGGAAAGTGTCCCTGGTCGACGGGAATATCACCATAAACACCCGAAAGATTACCGTCAATCGCGGCACGCCCGCGCTTCTGGCGGCAGCGCTAAAGGCTTCCGAATGCATCAAGGGTTCTGAGATATATGCCTTTTTGGTCGGAGATATCGGCAAAGGAGACGGCAGCCGTCACCTATATCAATTTCTGGCCAAGCATTTGCCCGATTTCGATTTTCAGGTGCTGACCTTTCATTATCTTCAACCGGATGTAGATTGGCATAACCGGGTTTTATTCGCGGTGGACACCATGAAACAAAGGCCGACGCTAATTGCCGATGCGGGATTTATGTATGCGGCAAAAATGAGCGGGCAGGCCCCCCTCTATGATTTTTTCACCCCGGATGTCGGGGAGTTGGCATTTCTGGCGGATGAGCTCGCGCCGCATCCCTTTTACACCAGGGGGTTTATTCTGCACCAAAACAATAGAGTGCCGGATCTGATTCGGCGAGCTTACCAACACGGTAACGCCGCCAACCATCTATTGGTGAAAGGCAACACCGATTACATTGTCACTGAAGACACAGTAATTGAAACCGTGGCGCACCCGTCCTTTGATGCCATGGAGGCTATCGGCGGTACCGGTGACACCTTGACCGGACTGCTGACCGTTTTTTGCGGTATGGGGCTAAAGCCGGCGAATGCTGCGGTGTCCGCCGCCAGAGTCAATCGTTGGACCGGCTACTATGCCACCCCCTGTCCTGCCACGCAGATTTCCGAATTGATAGATAAAATCCCGTTGGCTGTGTGGAAGGTGGCAGATGTTCACCCATAA
- a CDS encoding zinc ribbon domain-containing protein, producing MAFETKEEILHDLIDKKKPLCPHCGHEMSLWEVPPINVGDGLGWGTPYLYLCFNDECPLYVEGWNNMKENYGRNSSYRCMCYPGTEQFEGMPVFSPIGASGQAIDNQVVMEQEMLKENIKRGFSLLADCYIAKDGVTVLRILTDAGEPVRVRLKSAEMIGDIGELEAIDPLRSLKFGNHLLQEMVNKAIDKIHARHFTRECPFCSEIIKQRANVCKHCGKEVAGV from the coding sequence ATGGCATTTGAAACCAAGGAAGAAATCCTTCATGATCTGATAGATAAGAAAAAACCCCTTTGCCCTCACTGCGGACATGAAATGAGCTTGTGGGAAGTGCCGCCGATCAACGTTGGTGACGGCCTGGGATGGGGAACGCCTTATCTCTATCTTTGCTTTAATGATGAGTGCCCGCTATATGTCGAGGGCTGGAATAATATGAAAGAAAACTACGGGCGAAATTCATCTTATCGTTGTATGTGCTATCCGGGGACGGAACAATTCGAAGGAATGCCGGTTTTCAGCCCGATCGGCGCTTCGGGCCAAGCCATCGACAATCAGGTGGTGATGGAGCAGGAGATGCTCAAGGAAAATATTAAACGAGGATTTTCCCTGTTGGCGGACTGTTATATTGCCAAGGATGGCGTCACTGTGCTCAGAATATTGACCGATGCCGGCGAGCCGGTTCGCGTTCGGCTTAAATCGGCTGAAATGATAGGCGATATCGGCGAGCTGGAGGCAATAGACCCGCTTCGAAGCCTAAAATTCGGCAATCACCTTCTTCAGGAGATGGTGAATAAGGCCATTGATAAAATTCATGCGCGCCATTTTACCAGAGAGTGCCCATTCTGCTCGGAAATCATAAAGCAGCGGGCCAACGTTTGCAAACATTGCGGCAAAGAAGTGGCAGGGGTGTAA
- a CDS encoding GGDEF domain-containing protein: MILPIKRFFKHAASAAQALCGMARQIDYKTLNRYILSINQGLTLEAILQEAGRCLKDILNYQLFAFAVQDKHRLDIWIDPRIYQEPLKRVIQRDFGTIQNLKVHSIYDQAHQPHDWLTFHDRNLLSYSLMDEKCLARMYILPERYMLPHHTEILDIITKTLGVALKNYLSIKRLEDDVALDSLTGCYNRREFDRLISHHIASTKRHNRDLSIIMFDVDHFKHVNDTYGHPAGDAVLKTLSQAILKAIRKEDYLSRYGGEEFIVVLPDTKMPRAMELAQRLQGIIENLDITIPGGQKLRKTASFGVATLRGHDNKDSLVKAADTMLYQAKAAGRNQVMPKLYAVKTNRQN; the protein is encoded by the coding sequence ATGATACTGCCAATCAAACGGTTTTTTAAACATGCGGCCTCAGCAGCGCAGGCTCTCTGTGGTATGGCCCGGCAAATCGATTACAAGACCCTCAATCGATACATCCTCTCCATCAATCAGGGCCTGACCTTAGAAGCCATCTTGCAGGAAGCCGGCCGGTGTTTAAAGGATATTTTGAACTATCAACTATTTGCCTTTGCCGTTCAAGACAAACACCGGCTGGATATCTGGATTGATCCGCGTATCTATCAGGAACCCCTGAAGCGTGTGATTCAGCGAGATTTCGGGACGATCCAAAACCTAAAGGTTCATTCAATTTATGACCAAGCGCACCAGCCCCATGACTGGCTGACATTTCATGACCGGAACCTGCTTTCCTATTCCCTGATGGACGAAAAGTGTCTGGCGCGCATGTATATTCTACCGGAGCGATATATGCTTCCCCATCACACTGAAATCCTGGATATTATCACTAAAACGCTGGGTGTTGCACTGAAAAATTACCTAAGCATCAAGCGCCTGGAAGATGATGTGGCCTTAGATTCGCTGACGGGTTGTTACAACCGGCGGGAATTCGACCGTTTGATAAGCCACCACATCGCCAGCACAAAACGGCACAATCGGGATTTATCGATCATCATGTTTGATGTGGATCACTTTAAGCATGTCAACGACACGTACGGGCATCCGGCGGGCGACGCCGTGCTGAAAACCTTGTCACAGGCGATTTTAAAGGCTATTCGAAAAGAGGACTATCTATCACGGTATGGCGGAGAAGAGTTCATTGTGGTGTTGCCGGACACGAAAATGCCCCGGGCCATGGAATTGGCCCAGCGGCTTCAGGGCATTATCGAGAATCTTGACATTACGATTCCGGGCGGGCAGAAACTTCGAAAAACCGCTTCCTTCGGGGTCGCCACCCTACGCGGACACGATAACAAAGACAGCCTGGTAAAAGCGGCTGATACCATGCTGTATCAAGCCAAAGCCGCCGGTCGAAACCAGGTCATGCCCAAGCTTTATGCCGTAAAAACGAATAGGCAAAACTAG
- the ilvC gene encoding ketol-acid reductoisomerase, translating to MAKIDFGGTVEDVVTSEEFPLEKARAILQNETVVVLGYGVQGPGQALNLKDNGIAVMVGQREGTASWHKAVADGFIPGKTLFSIEEAARRGTIVQFLLSDAGQVALWPKVKECLNEGDALFFSHGFGAVYKDQTGIIPPANIDVILVAPKGSGRTVRTNFLDGSGINSSYAVFQDYTGRAEERTLAMGIAIGSGYLFPTTFEKEVYSDLTGERGVLMGCLAGVMEAQYQTLRQNGHSPSEAFNETVEELTQSLIRLVAENGMDWMFANCSTTAQRGALDWAPKFRDAVLPLFKDLYHSVITGKETARTLDLNSKPDYREKLQVELDAIKNSEMWRAGAAVRSLRPERRKKS from the coding sequence ATGGCTAAAATTGATTTTGGCGGCACTGTGGAAGACGTCGTGACATCAGAAGAATTTCCCTTGGAAAAGGCGCGGGCGATTCTTCAAAATGAAACGGTCGTGGTGCTGGGTTACGGAGTTCAGGGGCCCGGGCAGGCATTGAACTTGAAAGATAACGGCATTGCCGTCATGGTCGGGCAGCGGGAAGGGACCGCCTCCTGGCATAAGGCTGTTGCGGACGGATTTATTCCCGGAAAGACCCTTTTCTCAATTGAAGAGGCTGCCCGCAGGGGAACCATCGTTCAGTTTCTGCTTTCCGATGCCGGCCAGGTGGCGTTGTGGCCCAAGGTCAAAGAATGCTTGAATGAGGGAGACGCCCTGTTTTTTTCTCATGGATTCGGCGCGGTATACAAGGATCAGACCGGCATTATTCCACCGGCCAATATCGATGTCATTTTGGTGGCACCAAAGGGTTCGGGTCGCACGGTACGCACCAATTTTCTGGACGGCAGCGGTATCAACTCGAGCTATGCGGTATTTCAGGACTATACGGGACGGGCCGAAGAGCGAACGTTGGCCATGGGAATCGCCATCGGAAGCGGCTATCTTTTTCCCACCACCTTTGAAAAAGAAGTTTACAGCGATTTGACGGGTGAGCGTGGGGTTCTCATGGGATGCCTGGCGGGGGTGATGGAAGCTCAGTATCAAACACTTCGACAAAACGGGCACTCTCCCAGTGAGGCCTTTAATGAAACCGTGGAAGAACTGACGCAGAGTCTTATTCGCCTGGTCGCTGAAAACGGCATGGATTGGATGTTCGCCAATTGCAGCACCACGGCTCAGCGCGGCGCCCTGGATTGGGCGCCCAAGTTCCGGGATGCGGTATTGCCGTTGTTCAAAGATCTTTATCACAGCGTCATCACCGGAAAAGAAACCGCGCGGACGCTCGATTTGAACAGCAAGCCCGATTATCGCGAAAAGCTCCAGGTGGAATTGGATGCCATCAAAAATTCTGAAATGTGGCGGGCCGGTGCTGCGGTTCGCTCCTTGCGGCCCGAGAGAAGAAAAAAAAGCTAA
- a CDS encoding (Fe-S)-binding protein, with translation MTPAIHNIAESMIGLEKLLSACTRCGSCLSVCPVYQITGHEADVARGKLAMLDALADKLFETPAGVMERLDRCLLCGSCAHHCPAGVNVLEIFSKARFILKGVMGLSAVHRAALKQILAEPKRFDRVLSAAARVQNIFLGKTVCQRETVSIPIGPTRIRDRHMVPLAPASFLDSIRKGALPEQSAGRPGMPRVIFFAGCLTDKFFPDVAQTATAALTHAGVHLFIPPQQGCCGMPAVSMGDSTAFARLMQYHVSLLSSQPYDYLVTACATCAAMIKTLWPKLSRIVSKNLATQTTAISEKTMEISQFLVHLNAIPKKAPPVESEPIPITYHDPCHLSGSLGVFKEPRQLIRAIPGYRLVEMEGTNTCCGMGGIFNWRHYDLSMQIGNRKREKILATGAKIVATSCPACMLQLKDLLANTSPGITVKHIMQL, from the coding sequence ATGACACCCGCCATTCATAACATCGCCGAATCAATGATCGGCCTTGAAAAGCTGCTTTCGGCATGCACGCGCTGCGGATCATGCCTAAGCGTTTGCCCGGTGTACCAAATTACCGGCCACGAGGCGGATGTCGCCCGGGGTAAGCTCGCGATGTTAGACGCGCTTGCCGACAAACTGTTTGAAACCCCCGCGGGGGTTATGGAAAGGCTCGATCGCTGCCTGCTGTGCGGATCATGCGCGCATCACTGTCCGGCAGGGGTGAACGTGTTGGAGATTTTTTCCAAAGCACGGTTTATTTTAAAGGGGGTCATGGGACTCTCAGCCGTTCACCGGGCCGCATTGAAACAGATTCTGGCGGAACCGAAGCGTTTTGACAGGGTGCTGTCCGCTGCCGCCAGGGTTCAAAACATCTTCTTGGGGAAAACGGTATGCCAGCGTGAAACCGTATCGATTCCCATCGGCCCGACGCGCATTCGGGACCGGCATATGGTGCCGCTGGCCCCCGCATCTTTTCTCGACAGCATACGAAAAGGAGCGCTACCGGAGCAATCGGCCGGCCGCCCCGGCATGCCCCGAGTAATTTTTTTTGCGGGATGTTTGACGGATAAATTTTTCCCCGACGTTGCTCAAACAGCAACCGCCGCGCTTACCCATGCCGGGGTTCACCTCTTTATTCCGCCGCAGCAGGGATGTTGCGGCATGCCGGCGGTATCCATGGGGGATTCAACCGCTTTTGCCCGTCTCATGCAATACCACGTCTCCCTGCTCTCATCGCAACCCTATGATTATCTGGTGACAGCCTGCGCCACATGCGCCGCCATGATCAAGACCCTGTGGCCGAAGCTTTCCCGAATCGTTTCCAAAAATTTGGCGACCCAAACCACCGCGATTTCCGAAAAGACCATGGAGATCAGCCAATTTTTAGTCCATTTGAACGCTATTCCGAAAAAGGCGCCGCCCGTTGAATCAGAACCGATTCCCATCACCTATCATGACCCGTGCCATTTAAGCGGATCATTAGGGGTCTTCAAAGAGCCCAGGCAATTGATACGGGCCATTCCCGGTTATCGTCTGGTTGAAATGGAGGGGACAAACACCTGCTGCGGCATGGGCGGCATCTTTAATTGGCGGCACTACGATTTATCCATGCAAATAGGCAATCGAAAACGGGAAAAAATATTAGCGACCGGTGCCAAGATAGTTGCCACTTCCTGCCCCGCCTGTATGTTACAGCTCAAGGATTTACTCGCGAATACCTCCCCCGGAATAACAGTAAAGCATATTATGCAGTTATAA
- a CDS encoding universal stress protein — protein MSQNILIAFDDSENAMRAVEFVGAKFNPKNKVTLFHVLPDTAALCELHSPELTEFFVAQQSSFCVLEAKKRQLIEAAMEKAKSLLISSGFLSANITSTIQTRKSGIARDILAASEDGFDTIVLGRRGLSGVREFFLGSVSQKVFNSAKNLSVVIVN, from the coding sequence ATGTCGCAAAATATACTGATTGCTTTTGATGACTCGGAAAATGCCATGCGCGCAGTTGAATTTGTTGGTGCAAAGTTCAACCCCAAAAACAAGGTGACCCTGTTTCATGTGCTCCCCGACACGGCAGCCTTATGTGAATTGCATAGTCCCGAGCTTACGGAGTTTTTTGTAGCACAACAAAGCAGTTTCTGTGTATTGGAAGCCAAAAAAAGGCAACTGATTGAAGCGGCAATGGAAAAAGCCAAGTCGTTGTTGATATCAAGTGGATTTTTATCCGCAAATATCACCAGTACGATTCAGACCAGAAAAAGCGGAATTGCCCGAGATATATTGGCCGCCTCGGAGGACGGCTTTGATACGATCGTGTTGGGGCGACGCGGGCTTTCCGGCGTTCGTGAGTTTTTTCTCGGAAGTGTTTCTCAAAAAGTGTTTAATTCCGCAAAAAACTTATCCGTAGTCATCGTAAATTAA